The following proteins come from a genomic window of Kitasatospora sp. NBC_01246:
- a CDS encoding polyamine ABC transporter substrate-binding protein, protein MSRTTLTRRGVLGTAGLIGAGALTGCGIPSAYVAEDHRSAPDRSGSEKRLAFSNWTQYIDVDDDGNRPTLDAFTERTGIKVTYTEDINDNDEFFGKIGPVLTQGSDPGRDLMVVSDWMAGRYVSLGWVQAMDRANLPNVTAQLDPQLANPAFDPGRRRSVPWQSGITGIAYNRKELGREIRSTADLWAPDLKGRVTLFAGLDEALGLLMLGYGADIGAFTEDDAHRAMDLVQKMVDGRHIRRFTGNDYTSDLASGAALACQAYSGDAVQLTAENPDIAFVVPEEGGELWAESLLIPNRADHKTNAELLIDHYYRPEVAAELAAAVQYICPVPAAREVLADSGDKEKAELAEHPLLFPTDEMRARLHTMRDVTSAERPGLHKVWGRITGV, encoded by the coding sequence TTGTCCCGCACCACCCTCACCCGCCGCGGCGTGCTCGGCACCGCCGGGTTGATCGGCGCCGGCGCCCTGACCGGCTGCGGCATCCCGTCCGCCTACGTGGCCGAGGACCACCGCTCCGCGCCCGACCGCTCGGGGAGCGAGAAGCGGCTGGCGTTCTCCAACTGGACGCAGTACATCGACGTCGACGACGACGGCAACCGGCCGACCCTGGACGCCTTCACCGAGCGGACCGGGATCAAGGTCACCTACACCGAGGACATCAACGACAACGACGAGTTCTTCGGGAAGATCGGCCCGGTCCTCACCCAGGGCAGCGACCCCGGCCGGGACCTCATGGTGGTCAGCGACTGGATGGCCGGGCGGTACGTCTCGCTCGGCTGGGTACAGGCGATGGACCGCGCCAACCTGCCCAACGTCACCGCCCAGCTGGATCCGCAGCTGGCGAACCCGGCCTTCGACCCCGGGCGCCGGCGCAGCGTGCCGTGGCAGTCCGGGATCACCGGCATCGCCTACAACCGCAAGGAGCTGGGCCGCGAAATCAGGTCGACCGCCGACCTCTGGGCCCCCGACCTCAAGGGCCGGGTCACCCTGTTCGCCGGGCTGGACGAGGCGCTCGGCCTGCTGATGCTCGGGTACGGCGCCGACATCGGGGCCTTCACCGAGGACGACGCGCACCGGGCGATGGACCTGGTCCAGAAGATGGTCGACGGCCGGCACATCCGCCGCTTCACGGGCAACGACTACACCAGCGACCTGGCCTCGGGGGCCGCGCTGGCCTGCCAGGCCTACTCCGGTGACGCCGTCCAGCTCACCGCCGAGAACCCGGACATCGCCTTCGTGGTGCCCGAGGAGGGCGGCGAGCTCTGGGCGGAGAGCCTGCTGATACCCAACCGGGCCGACCACAAGACCAACGCCGAGCTGCTCATCGACCACTACTACCGACCCGAGGTGGCCGCCGAGCTGGCCGCCGCCGTGCAGTACATCTGCCCGGTGCCGGCCGCCCGCGAGGTGCTGGCGGACAGCGGGGACAAGGAGAAGGCCGAGCTGGCGGAGCACCCGCTGCTGTTCCCGACCGACGAGATGCGGGCACGGCTGCACACCATGCGCGACGTCACCTCGGCCGAGCGTCCAGGCCTGCACAAGGTCTGGGGCCGCATCACCGGGGTCTAG